The following proteins are co-located in the Deltaproteobacteria bacterium HGW-Deltaproteobacteria-2 genome:
- a CDS encoding gfo/Idh/MocA family oxidoreductase produces the protein MGQTPFRIGFIGGGLNSAVGNTHRIASQMDNRWVLEAGCFSTNDKINRETAAQWGLDKSRVYDDWHVLLRNEKNKLDAVCLLTPTPSHSEMAIEALNNGFPVICEKTLATSSKEAAAICRAIDMNKGFLAVTYNYTGYPMLRELRQMIIDGKLGVINLIQIEMPQEGYVRLNKNGQPPKPQAWRLKDGKIPIISLDLGSHLHNIIYFLTGEKPLQVVADQTSYGFFKDVTDNVICLARYTGNLRSQIWYSKMALGYRNGLRVRVYGKNGSAEWFQLVPEELIFNDVKGRREIIDRASCVEIADQLRYNRFKSGHPDGFMEAFANHYYDLADSLLEFKKTGVHTSPWTFSATIAKEGLEMLEAISQSAKNNRWQKISSSNLENN, from the coding sequence ATGGGACAAACACCTTTTAGAATAGGCTTCATTGGCGGTGGGCTCAATTCCGCTGTTGGGAACACTCACCGGATTGCTTCCCAAATGGATAATCGCTGGGTTTTGGAAGCTGGCTGTTTCAGCACCAATGATAAAATCAACCGTGAGACGGCCGCGCAGTGGGGATTGGATAAATCCCGTGTCTACGATGACTGGCATGTTTTATTGAGAAATGAAAAAAATAAATTGGACGCTGTCTGTCTGCTGACTCCGACTCCATCTCATTCAGAAATGGCGATTGAAGCTTTAAATAATGGTTTTCCTGTTATCTGCGAAAAAACCTTGGCCACATCAAGTAAAGAGGCCGCGGCCATTTGTCGAGCTATCGATATGAACAAGGGATTTTTAGCTGTCACCTACAATTACACTGGATATCCTATGTTGCGGGAACTCCGGCAAATGATCATTGATGGAAAACTGGGAGTTATTAACCTGATACAGATAGAAATGCCGCAAGAAGGTTATGTCCGTTTGAATAAGAATGGACAGCCGCCCAAACCTCAGGCCTGGCGATTGAAAGACGGTAAGATACCGATTATATCTCTTGATCTCGGTTCTCATCTTCATAACATTATATATTTTTTAACCGGAGAAAAACCTCTTCAGGTTGTCGCCGATCAAACCAGTTACGGTTTTTTTAAAGATGTGACGGATAATGTTATTTGCCTTGCACGTTATACCGGAAATCTGCGCAGTCAGATATGGTACAGTAAAATGGCTTTAGGATATCGTAATGGCCTGCGTGTCAGGGTCTATGGAAAAAATGGCAGCGCGGAATGGTTTCAGCTTGTACCGGAAGAATTAATTTTCAATGATGTTAAAGGCAGGAGGGAAATCATTGACCGGGCATCGTGCGTTGAGATTGCGGATCAGTTGCGTTATAATCGCTTCAAGTCCGGACATCCGGACGGTTTCATGGAAGCGTTTGCCAATCATTATTATGATCTGGCTGATAGCTTGCTTGAATTTAAGAAAACAGGCGTTCATACATCGCCATGGACTTTTTCCGCCACTATAGCGAAAGAAGGTCTGGAGATGCTTGAGGCAATATCCCAGTCGGCAAAGAATAATCGCTGGCAGAAAATATCATCATCAAATCTTGAGAATAATTAG
- a CDS encoding multidrug ABC transporter ATP-binding protein, which yields MIDMPDRSTYISFMIELNAATKRYGSLVAVDNVSFSVKAGEYFALLGPNGAGKTTIVKMLLDFTQPTSGSLSINSIPSTNADSRAAVGYLAENCHIPPYLSGWHYLQRCAELLNINRSDAREQCRRIVESIGMQGREHTKSETYSKGMIQRFGIGAALIGNPKLLILDEPVSGLDPIGIREIRQLLESLKNQGMTIFLNSHLLSEVEKICDNAAIINRGKLLVKDKISALVKEGDSLEDVFVRYVKG from the coding sequence TTGATTGACATGCCCGATCGGAGTACATATATTTCGTTCATGATTGAATTAAACGCTGCAACCAAAAGATATGGTTCTCTTGTTGCCGTTGATAATGTTTCTTTTTCCGTTAAGGCTGGCGAGTATTTCGCCCTTCTTGGACCCAACGGTGCGGGAAAGACCACAATCGTTAAGATGCTCCTGGATTTTACACAGCCGACATCGGGAAGCTTGTCAATAAACAGTATTCCCAGCACAAACGCGGACAGTCGTGCTGCGGTTGGTTATCTGGCAGAGAACTGTCATATTCCTCCTTATCTTTCCGGATGGCATTATCTACAACGTTGTGCGGAACTATTGAATATAAACCGGTCTGATGCACGGGAACAATGCCGGCGTATTGTCGAAAGTATCGGTATGCAGGGCAGGGAACACACCAAATCAGAAACCTATTCCAAAGGTATGATTCAAAGATTTGGAATCGGCGCCGCGCTCATAGGAAATCCGAAGCTGCTGATTCTCGATGAGCCAGTCTCCGGACTTGATCCCATCGGGATAAGAGAAATACGCCAGCTTTTAGAATCGCTTAAAAATCAGGGAATGACGATTTTTTTGAATTCGCACCTGCTGTCTGAAGTCGAAAAGATATGCGATAACGCTGCAATCATCAATCGCGGCAAGCTTCTGGTGAAAGACAAAATTTCCGCTTTGGTCAAGGAAGGCGATTCGTTGGAAGATGTGTTTGTCAGATATGTGAAAGGGTGA
- a CDS encoding glycosyltransferase produces MVDVPDISIVVPVYGSDSTLVPLYERVSAAVSQIPASFELIFVDDCGPGNPWGIISRIAKSDQRVIGLKLSRNFGQHSAIMAGINLARGHWLVIMDCDLQDIPEEIPRLWAEAQKGYDVVTGRRVERQDGFIKRFFSRAFHSVFKYMTDQKTDSAQSNFGIYSRKVVNVVKTLPEQPSVFTLLIRWAGFEPKTIDIRHGKRTEGKSSYSLTRRFSLAMDTIVSYSNKPLKVCVQFGFLMAFAAFCYGALLFIRYFLFDYIPAGWTSMMVSMFFLSGVLLFGMGILGIYIGRIFNQVKGRPLYVVDERTPASVQDDSL; encoded by the coding sequence ATGGTTGATGTTCCTGACATTTCAATTGTTGTGCCAGTGTATGGAAGCGACAGTACGCTGGTTCCTCTTTATGAAAGAGTTTCCGCCGCCGTGAGCCAAATTCCGGCGAGTTTTGAACTTATCTTTGTTGATGATTGCGGGCCGGGAAATCCATGGGGAATAATTAGTAGAATAGCTAAAAGTGACCAGCGTGTCATAGGGTTAAAGCTCTCCAGAAACTTCGGCCAGCACAGCGCAATTATGGCAGGTATAAATTTGGCACGTGGTCACTGGCTGGTGATAATGGATTGTGATTTGCAGGATATACCGGAGGAGATTCCCCGTCTTTGGGCAGAAGCGCAAAAAGGATATGACGTTGTTACCGGACGCAGAGTTGAAAGGCAGGATGGATTTATTAAACGTTTTTTCTCACGTGCCTTTCATAGCGTATTCAAATATATGACTGATCAGAAAACCGATTCTGCTCAGTCAAATTTTGGAATCTATTCCCGTAAAGTTGTTAATGTGGTTAAAACATTGCCTGAGCAACCCAGCGTTTTCACTTTGCTGATTCGATGGGCTGGCTTTGAGCCAAAGACAATTGACATCAGGCACGGCAAACGTACTGAAGGTAAATCGAGTTATAGCCTAACTCGCAGGTTTTCACTGGCAATGGATACAATTGTTTCATACTCCAACAAACCTTTGAAGGTGTGCGTTCAGTTCGGATTCCTTATGGCTTTTGCGGCTTTTTGCTATGGAGCATTGCTCTTTATACGCTATTTTTTATTTGATTATATTCCCGCCGGGTGGACCAGTATGATGGTTTCAATGTTTTTCTTGTCCGGCGTTCTTCTCTTTGGAATGGGAATTCTGGGCATTTACATAGGAAGGATTTTTAATCAAGTAAAGGGAAGACCGCTCTATGTTGTTGATGAGCGAACACCGGCTTCTGTTCAGGACGATTCCTTATAA
- a CDS encoding dTDP-4-amino-4,6-dideoxygalactose transaminase — protein sequence MKIPFNKPFIAGKELFYIAQAVIDNHHTAGDGPFTKKCHAWLEEHLGCRKVLLTHSCTAALEMAAILANIQPGDEIIMPSYTFVSTANAFALRGGVPVFIDIRPDTLNINENLIEKAITPHTKAILPVHYAGVSCEMDAIMDIARRHNLFVIEDAAQGIMSTYKGNQLGTIGHFGACSFHETKNIISGEGGALLINDDKFVERAEIIREKGTNRSKFFRGQVDKYTWVDIGSSYLPSDILAAFLYAQMENADQIITKRNLIYDLYMEGLRPLAEKGYIQLPFILNDCCSNGHMFYIVTRSLKERTKLTEFLRGQGILAVFHYVPLHSSPAGKLYGRAYGTLDVTKRVSDCLLRLPLYYEMTNNDVHSVSETIRNFYEHL from the coding sequence ATAAAGATCCCCTTCAACAAGCCATTTATTGCCGGCAAAGAACTCTTCTACATTGCGCAGGCTGTTATTGATAATCACCATACAGCCGGCGATGGTCCCTTCACAAAAAAATGTCATGCATGGCTGGAGGAACATCTGGGATGCCGTAAGGTGTTACTGACACATTCCTGCACAGCGGCTTTGGAGATGGCGGCAATTTTGGCAAATATACAGCCTGGTGATGAAATTATCATGCCTTCATATACATTTGTTTCAACGGCCAACGCTTTTGCGTTACGGGGAGGAGTACCGGTGTTTATAGATATTCGCCCCGACACTCTTAACATCAATGAAAATCTAATTGAAAAAGCCATCACACCTCACACTAAAGCCATCCTGCCGGTTCATTACGCCGGTGTCTCCTGTGAAATGGACGCTATCATGGATATAGCAAGGAGGCATAATCTTTTTGTGATTGAAGATGCCGCGCAAGGAATCATGTCCACATACAAAGGAAATCAACTGGGAACAATTGGACATTTCGGTGCTTGTTCATTTCATGAGACAAAAAACATCATTTCGGGAGAGGGTGGAGCGCTGCTTATTAATGACGACAAATTTGTTGAGCGAGCCGAAATTATCCGCGAAAAAGGCACCAATCGCAGTAAATTTTTTCGCGGACAAGTGGATAAATACACATGGGTTGATATTGGATCATCTTACCTTCCCAGCGATATCCTCGCCGCATTCCTTTATGCCCAAATGGAAAACGCCGATCAAATTATCACCAAACGTAATTTGATCTATGATCTCTATATGGAAGGATTGCGGCCCCTGGCTGAAAAAGGTTATATCCAACTTCCGTTCATTCTCAATGATTGTTGTAGTAACGGTCATATGTTCTACATCGTAACCCGGTCATTAAAAGAAAGAACGAAACTAACCGAATTTTTAAGGGGGCAGGGCATATTGGCCGTGTTTCATTACGTGCCTCTTCACAGTTCCCCTGCGGGAAAGTTGTATGGCCGGGCGTATGGAACTTTAGATGTTACCAAGAGAGTAAGCGACTGCCTGTTGCGCCTGCCACTTTACTATGAAATGACGAATAACGATGTCCATTCTGTATCTGAGACTATCAGGAATTTTTATGAGCATCTCTGA
- a CDS encoding B12-binding domain-containing radical SAM protein, which yields MKALLINPLIPDTFWNFRHVMKLIRKKAFHVPLGLLTVAAMFPKDWDIKMVDMNTESLSDEIIKWSDMVFIGAMIVQKESVRQIVARCRILGKVIVGGGPLFTSYKDDFNDVDYLVLNEAEITLPLFLKDLANGSPRRIYTTEEKPDINLTPLPRWDLIDINIYASMSVQYSRGCPYDCEFCDITNLYGRYPRLKSNEQMIREFDRLYEIGWRGSLFIVDDNFIGNKSKVKTLLRELKTWQEKRNFPFIFYTEASVNLAQDEELMKLMTAAGFGHVFLGLETPEEECFAECSKHQNRSVDLVEAVKTIQRNGMEVMGGFIIGFDNDPPDIFERQIKFIQNSGVVLAMIGLLNAPRGTRLYQRLKDEGRLIDDCSGDNCDGSLNFIPKMDPQVLKEGYSAVLNYIYSPKEYYTRLLEFLRTYKPVRPRPLTLLGIIAFFNSVLYMGIFDKWSNSIYFWKLLFKALISYRQSLGEAVMLMMFGYHFRKLLIK from the coding sequence ATGAAAGCTTTACTCATTAATCCGTTGATACCCGATACTTTCTGGAATTTTCGGCATGTTATGAAATTAATCCGTAAAAAGGCTTTTCACGTTCCTTTGGGACTACTGACGGTCGCGGCCATGTTTCCCAAGGATTGGGACATTAAGATGGTAGACATGAACACTGAAAGCCTCTCGGATGAAATAATTAAATGGTCCGACATGGTTTTCATCGGAGCCATGATAGTTCAAAAGGAGTCCGTAAGGCAGATTGTAGCCAGATGTCGCATTCTGGGCAAAGTAATAGTAGGTGGCGGCCCACTTTTTACAAGCTATAAGGATGATTTTAACGATGTCGATTACCTGGTTCTCAATGAGGCGGAGATAACTCTTCCCCTGTTTCTGAAGGACCTGGCCAATGGAAGCCCGCGCCGAATTTATACAACTGAGGAAAAACCCGACATTAATCTGACTCCACTTCCCAGATGGGATCTTATAGATATAAATATCTACGCTTCAATGTCAGTTCAGTATTCCAGAGGGTGCCCTTACGATTGTGAGTTTTGTGATATAACAAATCTTTATGGACGATATCCCAGATTAAAATCCAATGAGCAAATGATCCGTGAGTTTGACAGGCTCTACGAAATAGGTTGGCGCGGAAGTCTTTTCATTGTGGATGACAATTTTATCGGAAATAAATCGAAGGTAAAAACACTCCTCCGGGAGCTCAAAACATGGCAGGAGAAAAGAAATTTTCCATTTATTTTCTACACGGAAGCTTCGGTAAACCTGGCTCAGGATGAAGAGCTCATGAAACTTATGACGGCGGCGGGCTTTGGCCATGTCTTTCTTGGTCTGGAAACGCCGGAGGAAGAATGCTTTGCGGAATGCAGCAAACACCAGAACCGTTCGGTGGATCTTGTAGAAGCGGTCAAAACGATACAGCGAAACGGAATGGAGGTTATGGGTGGATTTATCATAGGTTTTGATAACGATCCGCCTGACATTTTCGAACGCCAGATAAAGTTCATTCAAAATAGCGGTGTAGTGCTGGCCATGATCGGGTTGCTCAATGCACCTCGGGGAACCCGCCTTTACCAGCGTCTTAAGGATGAAGGACGCCTAATTGATGACTGCTCCGGAGATAACTGTGACGGATCCTTGAATTTCATTCCCAAAATGGATCCGCAAGTGCTGAAAGAAGGCTACAGCGCTGTTCTGAATTATATATATTCCCCGAAAGAATACTATACAAGGCTTCTCGAATTTCTTAGGACGTACAAGCCCGTAAGGCCTCGCCCGTTAACGTTACTGGGAATAATTGCTTTTTTCAATTCCGTTCTTTATATGGGTATTTTCGACAAGTGGAGTAACAGCATCTACTTTTGGAAACTGCTGTTCAAGGCATTAATTTCTTATCGTCAGTCCTTAGGAGAAGCTGTAATGCTCATGATGTTTGGCTATCATTTCCGCAAGTTGTTAATAAAGTGA
- a CDS encoding 3-deoxy-7-phosphoheptulonate synthase class II: protein MAEKNPNKWTKSSWRFFPTRQQPLWPEHRASEEILNKISQLPALVFAGESRSLKQDLAEVLRGKAFVLQAGECSEDFSRCHGPYIHDLLKVILQMSAIITYAGERKVIKIGRMAGQYAKPRSSDTEKVGKLTIPSYRGDMINSPEPTVEARTPDPRRILEGYFRATATLNLVRAFTTGGYASLDQVHAWSEVSLKAFPSNPKYEELVRGIKKAIGFMDAIGIKSTNPQLDQVSLYTSHEALLLEYEEALTRIDTTTGDWYDTSANMLWIGDRTRQPDGAHIEFMRGVCNPVGVKIGPGYVIDDIKKIVAKLNPDNEPGRLTMITRLGAEKINYLLPPLLREMKKEGFNIVWVCDPMHGNTYINKRSQKTRKYKDILNEVVTFWKIHEAEGTIAGGVHLELTGDNVTECTGGSRRLQDRDLQLNYQTNCDPRLNAEQAVEIAFELATIINPRSGHGL from the coding sequence ATGGCTGAAAAAAACCCAAATAAATGGACAAAATCAAGCTGGCGTTTTTTCCCCACTCGTCAACAACCACTTTGGCCAGAGCACCGGGCAAGTGAAGAGATATTGAATAAGATTTCCCAATTGCCTGCACTGGTTTTTGCCGGAGAAAGCCGTTCCTTGAAGCAGGATCTTGCCGAGGTGCTTAGAGGCAAGGCTTTTGTTCTGCAGGCCGGTGAATGCTCTGAAGATTTTTCCCGCTGTCACGGACCTTATATTCACGATCTTTTAAAAGTTATACTGCAAATGTCAGCAATTATAACCTATGCGGGAGAGAGGAAAGTAATAAAAATAGGTAGAATGGCCGGCCAATACGCGAAACCCCGTTCGTCAGATACAGAAAAAGTAGGCAAACTAACGATTCCGAGCTATCGCGGAGATATGATAAATAGTCCCGAACCAACTGTGGAAGCTAGAACTCCTGACCCAAGAAGAATTTTGGAAGGATATTTCAGAGCTACCGCAACTCTTAATCTTGTCAGAGCCTTTACCACGGGTGGTTACGCGTCACTGGATCAGGTTCACGCGTGGAGTGAAGTTAGCTTAAAAGCTTTTCCCTCAAATCCTAAATATGAAGAACTCGTCAGGGGAATTAAAAAGGCTATAGGATTCATGGATGCCATAGGTATAAAAAGCACTAATCCGCAGTTAGATCAGGTTTCTCTTTATACTTCTCATGAAGCCCTTCTTCTGGAATATGAAGAGGCATTGACAAGAATCGATACGACTACCGGCGACTGGTATGATACCAGTGCCAATATGCTTTGGATAGGAGACCGCACGCGGCAGCCGGATGGAGCGCATATTGAATTTATGCGGGGAGTTTGTAATCCTGTCGGCGTGAAAATAGGCCCCGGTTACGTAATTGACGATATAAAAAAAATCGTGGCAAAGCTTAATCCTGATAACGAACCGGGACGTCTTACCATGATTACTCGTTTAGGCGCTGAAAAAATCAACTACTTACTACCGCCTCTCCTTCGGGAAATGAAAAAAGAAGGATTTAATATTGTGTGGGTATGTGATCCTATGCACGGCAATACCTATATAAACAAGCGTTCGCAAAAAACAAGGAAGTATAAAGATATACTCAACGAGGTTGTCACCTTCTGGAAAATTCACGAAGCGGAAGGAACTATAGCCGGCGGGGTTCACTTGGAATTGACCGGTGATAATGTCACTGAATGCACCGGAGGAAGCCGTCGCCTGCAGGACAGGGATTTACAACTTAATTACCAGACCAACTGCGATCCACGGCTGAACGCCGAGCAGGCAGTGGAAATTGCTTTTGAACTGGCCACTATCATTAATCCGCGTTCAGGACACGGCCTTTAA
- a CDS encoding FkbM family methyltransferase, whose translation MFKIYPEKKYSDAVEFCSLFIHEKTRPRYVLGRNEYAVSIANCIDINGFIDDFTIETEFLGKPIVKMDKIPKESIIVSAVIFVLPLTALRRLQDRGFTCLDYFNFLKYSGLALKEIDFLRRSKEDMEKNLHKYQILHDRLADKKSRNVLGKLLNFRASSDLNYMLGFKDAQDRQYFEDFLELKPGEAYVDVGGFDGQTAVEFIKRCPNYKMIHFFEPDAKNIALARNKLSGYGNIRFYMMGLADAKKKLRFSSGGGSASKLSDTGDTEIEVDTIDNQIKEAVSFIKMDIEGSEGIALEGARAHILEDHPKLAICCYHKIDDLWKIPEQIFAIRNDYLLYLRHYTDGLHETVMFFIPNT comes from the coding sequence TTGTTTAAAATATATCCTGAAAAAAAATATTCTGATGCAGTTGAATTCTGTAGTCTTTTCATACATGAGAAGACAAGACCCCGCTATGTGCTGGGCCGCAATGAATACGCGGTCAGTATTGCCAACTGTATTGATATCAACGGCTTTATTGATGACTTTACGATTGAAACCGAATTCTTAGGTAAGCCAATTGTTAAAATGGATAAGATTCCAAAAGAAAGCATAATTGTTTCGGCTGTGATATTCGTTCTGCCTTTGACCGCATTGAGAAGACTACAAGATCGCGGATTCACTTGTTTGGATTATTTTAATTTTTTGAAATACTCAGGACTCGCGCTGAAAGAAATTGATTTCTTGCGTAGAAGTAAAGAAGATATGGAAAAGAATTTACACAAGTATCAAATACTGCATGATCGCCTAGCAGATAAAAAGTCCAGAAACGTGCTTGGCAAGCTCTTGAACTTTAGAGCATCAAGTGATTTAAATTACATGCTCGGTTTTAAGGACGCGCAAGACAGACAATATTTTGAAGATTTTCTTGAATTGAAACCTGGCGAAGCTTATGTTGACGTAGGGGGGTTTGACGGACAAACGGCTGTTGAATTTATTAAAAGATGTCCTAATTATAAAATGATTCATTTTTTTGAACCTGACGCCAAAAATATTGCTCTTGCACGCAATAAATTATCCGGGTACGGCAATATACGTTTCTACATGATGGGTTTAGCCGATGCAAAAAAAAAGCTGCGGTTCAGTTCCGGTGGAGGATCGGCAAGTAAGTTGAGCGATACGGGTGATACGGAAATTGAAGTGGATACAATTGACAATCAGATAAAAGAAGCGGTTTCCTTTATCAAAATGGATATTGAAGGGTCTGAAGGAATTGCCCTGGAAGGCGCTAGAGCGCATATATTAGAGGACCATCCCAAACTTGCCATTTGCTGTTATCACAAAATTGACGACTTATGGAAGATACCTGAACAAATTTTTGCCATACGAAACGATTATTTACTATACTTGCGCCATTACACGGATGGTCTCCATGAAACAGTTATGTTTTTTATACCGAATACATGA
- a CDS encoding SAM-dependent methyltransferase: MKVCPGCNSELLNDSSCGCCGFTAKMIDGFLAFAPGLATNNDNFDATAHARLFQQESNCFWFPERNKLIIWAMNKYFSNTESLLEIGCGTGYVLSGLSSAFPEKKYTGADIFTSGLKFAASRVPQANFIQMDARHIPFNNEFDVVGAFDMIEHVEEDEQVLSQMYKAVRHGGGIIATVPQHKWLWSAADDQGFHKRRYTRAMLGEKVTKSGFEVVRMISFMSLLLPVIVLLRGRYLFCSKKAIEKSVKAEININPVFNYLLSSIFIAETRMIKAGFSFPAGGSLLCIAKKR; encoded by the coding sequence ATGAAGGTATGCCCCGGTTGTAACAGTGAATTGCTTAATGATTCATCATGCGGATGTTGTGGCTTTACCGCGAAAATGATTGATGGATTCTTAGCATTTGCTCCTGGACTTGCCACGAATAACGATAATTTTGACGCTACCGCTCACGCGAGGTTATTTCAACAGGAAAGCAACTGCTTTTGGTTTCCGGAACGAAATAAATTAATAATCTGGGCAATGAACAAATATTTTTCCAACACGGAATCGTTGTTGGAGATAGGCTGTGGAACGGGTTATGTTCTTAGCGGATTGTCTTCAGCCTTTCCCGAAAAGAAGTATACCGGAGCCGATATATTTACAAGCGGTCTTAAATTTGCAGCCTCAAGAGTGCCGCAGGCAAATTTTATACAAATGGATGCGCGCCACATCCCCTTCAATAATGAATTCGATGTAGTTGGTGCCTTCGATATGATCGAGCATGTAGAAGAAGATGAACAGGTGCTAAGCCAGATGTATAAGGCTGTGCGGCATGGCGGAGGAATAATAGCCACCGTACCCCAGCATAAGTGGTTATGGAGCGCAGCAGATGATCAGGGGTTCCATAAAAGGAGATATACCCGCGCGATGCTTGGAGAGAAAGTAACAAAAAGTGGATTTGAAGTTGTCAGGATGATATCATTCATGAGTCTCTTGCTGCCGGTTATTGTTTTACTACGGGGGCGTTATCTTTTTTGCTCAAAAAAAGCGATAGAAAAAAGTGTTAAGGCAGAGATAAATATCAACCCTGTCTTTAATTATTTACTAAGTTCGATCTTTATAGCTGAGACGCGAATGATCAAAGCGGGCTTTTCATTTCCCGCCGGTGGTTCGCTATTATGTATAGCAAAGAAAAGGTAG
- a CDS encoding phosphoribosylglycinamide synthetase: MKNKKKKLLLAGGGYADIPLILSAKKLGYYVITSGNRPDELGHKYSDEYKMADFSDCEAILKLANNLKVSAICACCNDFSALSAAYTAEKLGLPGHDPYKVARVIHYKDQYRQFAFEHGIAAPKAISFTNKKDALEGMKSFAFPVIIKPVDLTGGKGMSTINEITEAEMAIEKALAVSRMKRAVAEEFISGSRHGFSVFLVDCRVVFFFSDNEHYFLNPYLVSAASVPGIVPQKAMKTLCAESEKIASLLSLKTGIFHIQYILRGEEPIIIEICRRAPGDLYIKLVEHATGVDYPSWIVKSSAGLDCSGLTQVEPKGFFTRHCVMSATAGRVRDILFDDSIKEQIIDKFMWWEKGDVVSDVMTTKFGIVFLKFQSQDEMMEKTEHMQELIRVVTE, from the coding sequence ATGAAAAATAAGAAAAAGAAACTGCTCCTTGCCGGCGGTGGTTACGCCGATATACCACTTATCCTGTCGGCTAAAAAATTAGGATATTATGTTATCACCAGCGGCAACAGGCCTGACGAGCTTGGACATAAATATTCCGACGAATATAAGATGGCTGATTTTTCAGATTGTGAGGCCATTCTTAAACTGGCAAATAATTTGAAAGTTTCCGCCATTTGTGCCTGCTGTAACGATTTTTCCGCATTGTCAGCTGCTTATACCGCGGAAAAGCTGGGTCTGCCTGGTCACGATCCATACAAAGTTGCACGGGTCATTCACTACAAAGATCAATACAGGCAGTTTGCCTTTGAACATGGCATTGCGGCACCCAAGGCAATTTCATTCACAAATAAAAAGGATGCTTTAGAGGGAATGAAATCTTTTGCATTTCCCGTTATTATCAAGCCAGTTGATCTAACGGGTGGAAAGGGCATGTCCACAATCAATGAAATAACCGAAGCGGAAATGGCGATTGAAAAGGCATTAGCTGTTTCGCGGATGAAGAGAGCTGTTGCTGAAGAATTTATTTCCGGTAGCCGTCATGGTTTTTCCGTTTTTTTGGTTGACTGTCGCGTCGTATTTTTCTTTTCCGATAATGAACATTATTTTTTAAATCCCTATTTGGTGTCGGCGGCTTCTGTTCCCGGCATTGTTCCTCAAAAAGCGATGAAAACACTTTGTGCCGAATCAGAAAAAATCGCGTCTTTGCTTTCGTTAAAAACAGGTATCTTTCACATTCAATATATATTAAGGGGAGAGGAACCGATTATCATTGAAATATGCCGCCGCGCGCCTGGAGATCTATATATAAAGCTGGTTGAGCACGCCACTGGAGTGGACTATCCATCATGGATAGTCAAATCTTCCGCAGGGCTGGATTGTTCCGGATTGACTCAAGTGGAACCCAAAGGATTTTTTACCCGTCACTGCGTTATGAGCGCAACCGCAGGAAGGGTCAGAGACATATTATTTGATGACAGCATCAAGGAACAAATAATTGATAAGTTTATGTGGTGGGAAAAAGGAGATGTTGTTTCTGATGTGATGACCACCAAGTTCGGCATTGTTTTTCTTAAGTTTCAATCACAGGACGAAATGATGGAGAAAACAGAACACATGCAGGAATTAATCCGGGTCGTAACGGAATAA